In Rhodovulum sulfidophilum DSM 1374, the following are encoded in one genomic region:
- the nifK gene encoding nitrogenase molybdenum-iron protein subunit beta → MPQSADKVLDHNKLFHEPEYKEMFKNKRATFENAPTAPQVTEILDWTKSWDYREKNLAREALVINPAKACQPLGAVFAAAGYEGTMSFVHGSQGCVAYYRSHLSRHFKEPASAVSSSMTEDAAVFGGLVNMVDGLANTYALYQPKMIAVSTTCMAEVIGDDLNSFIIQAKEKGSVPEEFDVPFAHTPAFVGSHVDGYDNMQKGILTHFWKGAERSETDSINIIPGFDGFAVANIREMNRMLGEMGVDYTVLCDVSDVYDTPSDGNFQMYAGGTKLDDVKAAVNAKATLSLQEYCTKRTLEFCEEVGQKTAALHYPMGVAGTDEFLMTVSELTGKEVPASLTLERGRLVDAMADSQAYLHGKTYAIYGDPDFVYAMAKFVMETGGEPTHCLATNGSKAWAKKMQALLDSSPFGKGCQVWAGKDLWHLRSILATEPADLLIGNSYGKYIERDLNIPLIRLTFPIFDRHHHHRFPTFGYQGGLTVLVKILDTIFDKLDTNTGTLGETDISFDLTR, encoded by the coding sequence ATGCCCCAATCGGCAGACAAGGTGCTCGACCACAACAAGCTGTTCCACGAGCCCGAATACAAGGAAATGTTCAAGAACAAGCGGGCGACGTTCGAGAATGCGCCGACCGCGCCCCAGGTGACCGAGATCCTCGACTGGACCAAGTCCTGGGACTACCGCGAGAAGAACCTCGCCCGCGAGGCTCTGGTCATCAACCCCGCCAAGGCCTGCCAGCCGCTGGGCGCGGTCTTCGCGGCGGCGGGCTATGAAGGCACCATGAGCTTCGTGCACGGCTCGCAGGGCTGCGTCGCCTATTACCGCTCGCATCTGTCGCGCCACTTCAAGGAACCGGCCTCGGCGGTGTCCTCGTCGATGACCGAGGATGCGGCGGTCTTCGGCGGGCTGGTGAACATGGTCGACGGGCTCGCCAATACCTACGCGCTCTACCAGCCCAAGATGATCGCCGTCTCGACCACCTGCATGGCCGAGGTGATCGGCGACGACCTCAACTCGTTCATCATCCAGGCCAAGGAAAAGGGCTCGGTCCCCGAGGAATTCGACGTGCCCTTCGCCCATACCCCGGCCTTCGTGGGCAGCCACGTGGACGGCTATGACAACATGCAGAAGGGCATCCTGACCCATTTCTGGAAGGGGGCCGAGCGGAGCGAGACCGACAGCATCAACATCATCCCCGGCTTCGACGGCTTCGCGGTCGCCAATATCCGCGAGATGAACCGGATGCTGGGCGAGATGGGCGTCGACTACACCGTCCTGTGCGACGTATCGGATGTCTACGACACCCCCTCGGACGGCAATTTCCAGATGTATGCCGGCGGCACGAAGCTTGATGACGTCAAGGCCGCGGTCAACGCGAAGGCCACGCTGTCACTGCAGGAATATTGCACCAAGCGGACGCTCGAATTCTGCGAGGAGGTCGGCCAGAAGACCGCCGCGCTCCACTACCCGATGGGCGTCGCGGGCACCGACGAGTTCCTGATGACGGTCTCGGAGCTGACCGGCAAGGAGGTTCCCGCCAGCCTGACGCTGGAACGCGGCCGCCTCGTCGATGCGATGGCCGACAGCCAGGCCTATCTGCACGGCAAGACCTACGCGATCTACGGCGATCCCGACTTCGTCTATGCGATGGCCAAGTTCGTGATGGAAACCGGCGGCGAGCCCACCCATTGCCTCGCCACCAACGGGTCGAAGGCCTGGGCCAAGAAGATGCAGGCGCTGCTGGACAGCTCGCCCTTCGGCAAGGGCTGCCAGGTCTGGGCCGGCAAGGACCTCTGGCACCTGCGCTCGATCCTCGCGACCGAACCCGCCGACCTTCTGATCGGCAACAGCTATGGCAAGTATATCGAGCGTGACCTGAACATTCCGCTGATCCGGCTCACCTTCCCGATCTTCGACCGCCACCACCACCACCGCTTCCCGACCTTCGGCTATCAGGGCGGGCTGACGGTTCTGGTCAAGATCCTCGACACCATCTTCGACAAGCTCGACACCAATACGGGGACCCTGGGCGAGACCGACATCTCGTTCGATCTTACCCGCTGA